The genomic stretch GTCCGCCTCGACCGCGGCAAGAGCCATCAGCGCCGTACGGGGCCTGCACAAGTTCGCCGCCCGCGAAGGGCTCGTCGCCGCCGACGTGGCCGCCGAGGTGCGCCCGCCCGCCCCGGCCAAACGCCTGCCCAAGGCCCTCGACGTCGACCAGGTGACCCGGCTGCTCGACGTGCCCGCCGACTCCGCGCTGGGCCTGCGCGACAAGGCGCTGCTGGAGTTCCTGTACGGGACCGGCGCGCGCATCTCCGAGGCGGTCGGCGCGGCTGTGGACGATCTCGAGCTGGGTGACGAGCCCGCGGCGGTGCTGCACGGCAAGGGCGGCCGCACGCGGCTGGTGCCGATCGGCGGGTTCGCGAAGTCGGCGTTGGAGGCTTACCTCGTACGGGGAAGGCCTGGTCTTGCCTCGAACGGGACGGGAACTCCCGCTGTCTTCCTCAACGCGCGCGGCGGACGGTTGTCGCGGCAGAGCGCGTGGGCCATTCTGCGCCGTGCCGCCGAGGCCGCCGGGCTGCCGGTCGAGGGACCGCACGCGGTGAGCCCGCACACGTTGCGACACTCCTATGCGACCCACCTGCTCGACGGCGGGGCCGACGTCCGGGTCGTGCAGGAACTGCTCGGGCACGCGTCGGTCACCACGACGCAGGTGTACACGCTGGTCACCGTGGATCGACTTCGTGAGGTGTACGCGACCGCACACCCCCGGGCTCGTTAGAGACTGGGCACCCATAGATGGCGACACGCCGACAACTCACCCGGGGAACGACGGCGGTCGTGGCGTAGAGTCGGGCATCGGCTCCGGCTGCGCGAGTCGGAAGGGGGCGAGGGTCATGGCGGGCAACGCGGATCGGGCGGAGGCCTGGACCTCTGCGCTCCGGGAGCAGCAGGGTTCCATGGACCTGGGCGCTGACCTGGGACCGGCCGACCCGACGGCGTACACGATGCGCCGTCCCATCCCCGAGCCGATGCCGACCGACCGGCACGGACCGGCGCGCATCATCGCCCTGGCCAACCAGAAGGGCGGGGTCGGCAAGACCACCACCACGATCAACCTGGGCGCCGC from Paractinoplanes brasiliensis encodes the following:
- a CDS encoding site-specific tyrosine recombinase XerD, producing the protein MQRAITAYLDHLTVERGLSRNTLTSYRRDLERYAQALAAEGIDDLAAVSSGRVTAHLAGLRADGLSASTAARAISAVRGLHKFAAREGLVAADVAAEVRPPAPAKRLPKALDVDQVTRLLDVPADSALGLRDKALLEFLYGTGARISEAVGAAVDDLELGDEPAAVLHGKGGRTRLVPIGGFAKSALEAYLVRGRPGLASNGTGTPAVFLNARGGRLSRQSAWAILRRAAEAAGLPVEGPHAVSPHTLRHSYATHLLDGGADVRVVQELLGHASVTTTQVYTLVTVDRLREVYATAHPRAR